The window GTCCCTCCACTGCGCGGAGGTTGCGGATGCCCTCGCTTGCGCAGCGCTTGCGGAGCAGTTCCCGCATCATGATCGAGGGCTCCAGGGCCGTGACCGAAGTCGCGCGCCCGGCCAGAGGGGCGGCCAGGGTGCCGGCCGCGGCCCCGATGTCGAGCACCGATTCCTCGGGGCGGACATCGCACAACTCCAGAAATTGCTCCACATAGTCGCCACGAGTCACGGCCCTGGTGAATTCCTTGGCCCGTTTGTCCCAATGGTTGGTCGTGCTCCATTCTTTTTTGTTTTTGTGGTCGTGGTGGGCGCGCCAGATGCCGTTCCAGTCCATATCACGATAGTTCCATTCCCGCTGATCCATCACTTAAAACTCCATGCGCAGGTTGGCGAACCAGGTTTGCCCCGCTTCGGGGTAGCCTTCGTCGATTTCGTGGTCCGTGTCGAAGAGGTTGTTCAGCCCCGCCTCGATGAATTTTTTGTCCATGAACTCATAGGTCGCCTTGACGCCGACCACGGTGTAGCCCTCGGCGACGCGTTCGCCGTCGGTGGAGCTGAAGCGATCCGAGTTGTGCTCCACGTCGGCCATGAGCCCCAGGCGTTCCCAGGGGTGGTAGTCGATGTAGGCGAAAATCTTGTGCGAGGGTGTGTTCAGTAATTCGTCGTCGTTGGTGTGGTTCTCGTACTCGATGTAGGTGTAGTTCACGCCCGTGGTCAGTTGTGTCCAGGGTCTGGCCGTGACTCCAAGCTCCACGCCGTACATATCCACGTCGCCGATGTTTTGGTTTTGGTTCAGGGTTTTGGACGGATTGTCCGGATTGGGCATTGTCTTGTACAGAATATAGTCGCTGATGTCGTTGAAGAAGAGGTTGGCTTCCATCGTGATCCATTCGTCGAAGATGTGCTGGTAGCCAAGCTCGTAGTTGACGGACCGTTCGGGATCGAGCTCCGGATTGGGCAGAGCCTTGCCCATTTTATAGGAGAACTTGTCCTTGATGGACGGTAGGCGGGATTTCATGGCCACGCTGACGTGGGCCAGACCTTCGGGGCAGACCTTGTAGAAGAGGCCGAGTTGCGGATTGACGGCGTCGGCGTCGTTCGTCGGAAAGTCCGAGATCACGCCGCCCACCAGATTATCGGCCTGCCTGGTGTCGACGTGGTCATAGCCCACTCCGGCGATGGCGTAGAATTCGTCCGTGAAATGAATCGTGTCCTCCAGGCCGATGGAGAACAGGTCTTCCTCCATCTCCACGTCCGGCGTGTCCGGGGCCCATTCCGAGTGGTAGTCCTTCTTGTAGTGCAGGGCCATTTTCAGTTCCTGGTTCTCCAGGGCATAGGTTCCCAGTTCCATGGAGCCGCCCACGGTGTGGTCGTCGTAGGCGCTTTTGAAGGCGTACTTTTTGGTGATGGTCGCGTAGGTATCGTCGTCGTAGCTGTACAGGCTGTTCTGAAATTCGTCGTAATAGAGGCGCGTCTTGGCGTAATAGTCGCCGCCAATCCACGTTTCAGAGTTGAAGTAGACGCTTTCCTTGTCCCAGTAGGGCCAGCGCCAGTAGCGCGGGGTGACGGACGAGCTGGTTCCGGCATAAGGCGGCGTGCCTTTCTTGCCGTGCTGATTGACGTAGGTCAGGGCGTATTCGTCCTTGGAATTGGGGGTCCAGCCGAATTTGATGCTGCCCTTGGTGTCCTTGGTGTAGGAATTCTCGCGTTCGCCGCCGTTTTCGGTGGCCATGTCCTCGAAATCGCCGGACAGCGGGTAGGCGTCGGAATTGGCGTGGGAAAAGCAGCCCTGGAGATACCACAGGCCCTGATTGGTGCCCATGTTCAGATAGCCGTTGTAGGAATAGGAGCCCACACCGAAACCCGTGGTCGCCTCGAATTCCCTGGCCGGCCGTTTGGAAACCAGATTGATGGCTCCGCCCATGGTGTTGGGACCGTACAGGACCGAGGAAAAACCCTTGGACACGGTGATATTGGCCAGGTCGTAGGTGTTGAAGCGGCTCAGGTCCGGATAGCCGTCGTAAGGCACGTAGATCGGGATGCCGTCCATGTAGACGGGCACATGCTTCTGGTCCATGCCGCGCACGGAGATCATGCGTTCGTTGCGGGCTCCGAATTTGGACAGGGTCACGCCGGGGAGCATGTTCACGGCCTGGTCCACGGTGTCGGCATTGAAGGCGCGCATGGTCTGTTCGTCCACGCGCTGCACCGACACGTTGGGTGAGCCGTCGCTCTGCTCCACGACCTCGATTTCACCCAGACTGAACGCGCCCTGGTTCTGGGTCGCGTTGTCCCCGGCCCAGGCCGGTCCCCACCCCATCATCACGCCCAGGCACGCCGTCACGCACGCCCGCGTCCAAAGACCTCCCCGCATTGCTCGCTCCTTTCCGTTTGTGGTGTGCCCAGTCCCGGTCTTTTCGAAGCGTGCTCCGTGTCCAGCCGGGATTCATCCGTGTAATGTCGTTTTGTTCGTACGCTTGTAGTTTATAGAAGTCAAATGTCGTCTTAAAATTATTTCTGGTTGCGTT of the Deltaproteobacteria bacterium genome contains:
- a CDS encoding TonB-dependent receptor, with amino-acid sequence MRGGLWTRACVTACLGVMMGWGPAWAGDNATQNQGAFSLGEIEVVEQSDGSPNVSVQRVDEQTMRAFNADTVDQAVNMLPGVTLSKFGARNERMISVRGMDQKHVPVYMDGIPIYVPYDGYPDLSRFNTYDLANITVSKGFSSVLYGPNTMGGAINLVSKRPAREFEATTGFGVGSYSYNGYLNMGTNQGLWYLQGCFSHANSDAYPLSGDFEDMATENGGERENSYTKDTKGSIKFGWTPNSKDEYALTYVNQHGKKGTPPYAGTSSSVTPRYWRWPYWDKESVYFNSETWIGGDYYAKTRLYYDEFQNSLYSYDDDTYATITKKYAFKSAYDDHTVGGSMELGTYALENQELKMALHYKKDYHSEWAPDTPDVEMEEDLFSIGLEDTIHFTDEFYAIAGVGYDHVDTRQADNLVGGVISDFPTNDADAVNPQLGLFYKVCPEGLAHVSVAMKSRLPSIKDKFSYKMGKALPNPELDPERSVNYELGYQHIFDEWITMEANLFFNDISDYILYKTMPNPDNPSKTLNQNQNIGDVDMYGVELGVTARPWTQLTTGVNYTYIEYENHTNDDELLNTPSHKIFAYIDYHPWERLGLMADVEHNSDRFSSTDGERVAEGYTVVGVKATYEFMDKKFIEAGLNNLFDTDHEIDEGYPEAGQTWFANLRMEF